One window of the Pyrus communis chromosome 17, drPyrComm1.1, whole genome shotgun sequence genome contains the following:
- the LOC137722794 gene encoding uncharacterized protein isoform X2 encodes MGAAPQLVCSGIGISTSKHSFPNTNTRIRIPKRLNRILAVATDPKPAGSGSPGSSNGSSRTPPSKSLNRVSNGSLPKSPPPNSVNGSKPINGVGVSTRIGDVSTEIKRVRAQMEENEDLAILMRGLRGQNLSDSQFAQDDVELRLVEVDESSEFLPLVYDPDSISAYWGKRPRAVLTRVTQLLSVAGGFLSRLVWDIINKKVKENEVARAIELREIVTSLGPAYIKLGQALSIRPDILSPAAMTELQKLCDKVPSFPDDIAMALIEEELGQPWPNIYSELSPSPIAAASLGQVYKGRLKENGDLVAVKVQRPFVLETVTVDLFVIRNLGLVLRKFPQISIDVVGLVDEWAARFFEELDYVNEGENGTIFAELMRKDLPQVVVPKTYQKYTSRKVLTTGWIDGEKLSQSTESDVGELVNVGVICYLKQLLDTGIFHADPHPGNMIRTPDGKLAILDFGLVTKLTDDQKYGMIEAIAHLIHRDYAAIVKDFVKLGFISEGVNLEPILPVLAKVFDQALEGGGAKNINFQELASDLAQITFDYPFRIPPYFALIIRAIGVLEGIALVGNPDFAIVDEAYPYIAQRLLTDDSPRLRSALRYTIYGKSGLFDAERFIDVMQAFETFITAAKSGGGEELNGEMAELGILQGQTESPFPAFMSNGQPIQTRTALAFLLSDKGSFFREFLLDEIVKGIDAVTREQLVRTMAILGLGNPTPVFGMVPTFGLFKPAGLVPTITEEDRVILNNVQTILEFLTAGSSTSRISNQGLNVSQVIQELLPILPSISSKVLPEVLSRLSSRVIARVIRDTIW; translated from the exons ATGGGCGCAGCGCCACAGCTGGTCTGCAGCGGAATCGGCATCTCCACCTCCaaacattcatttccaaacacaAACACTAGAATTCGCATTCCCAAACGACTTAACCGTATTTTAGCGGTTGCCACCGACCCCAAACCCGCTGGCTCCGGGTCGCCAGGCTCCTCCAATGGCTCCTCACGCACTCCGCCATCGAAATCTCTCAACAGGGTTTCCAACGGCTCGCTGCCCAAATCTCCGCCTCCAAACTCCGTCAACGGCTCCAAACCTATCAATGGAGTTGGAGTTTCCACG AGAATTGGAGATGTTTCAACTGAAATCAAGAGAGTGAGGGCACAgatggaagaaaatgaagacttGGCAATACTCATGAGAGGTCTTCGGGGACAAAATCTAAGCGACTCACAGTTCGCTCAGGATGACGTTGAGCTTCGCCTTGTTGAG GTAGACGAAAGCAGTGAGTTTTTGCCTTTGGTGTATGATCCTGATAGTATCTCTGCTTATTGGGGAAAACGGCCACGTGCTGTTTTGACACGTGTAACCCAATTACTCTCTGTTGCTGGGGGTTTCCTCTCGCGTCTTGTGTGGGATATTATAAACAAGAAGGTCAAGGAG AATGAAGTTGCTAGAGCCATTGAATTAAGGGAAATTGTAACCTCTTTGGGTCCCGCATATATCAAACTTGGGCAAGCTTTGAGCATTCGACCTGATATACTGTCACCTGCTGCAATGACTGAGCTACAAAAGCTTTGTGATAAG GTTCCTTCATTTCCAGATGATATAGCTATGGCTCTCATTGAGGAGGAGCTTGGTCAGCCATGGCCTAACATCTACTCTGAGCTTTCTCCTTCTCCAATTGCTGCTG CATCTCTCGGGCAAGTATACAAGGGACGGCTGAAAGAAAATGGAGATCTCGTGGCTGTTAAAGTGCAACGGCCTTTTGTTCTTGAAACAGTGACTGTTGATTTGTTTGTCATACGCAACTTGGGTTTGGTTCTCAGGAAGTTTCCTCAG ATCTCGATAGATGTGGTTGGATTAGTTGATGAATGGGCTGCTCGTTTTTTTGAAGAGCTGGATTATGTTAATGAGGGTGAAAATGGAACAATCTTTGCCGAATTGATGAGGAAGGACCTTCCACAG GTAGTTGTACCAAAAACCTACCAGAAATATACTTCAAGAAAGGTTCTTACTACAGGATGGATAGATGGAGAAAAGTTATCTCAGAGTACTGAAAGTGATGTTGGAGAACTGGTTAATGTTGGAGTCATATGTTACTTGAAGCAG TTGCTTGATACTGGAATATTTCATGCTGATCCTCATCCTGGGAATATGATTCGCACTCCAGATGGGAAGCTTGCCATACTTGACTTTG GTCTCGTCACTAAATTAACTGATGATCAGAAGTATGGAATGATCGAGGCAATTGCTCACCTTATCCATCGTGACTATGCTGCCATAGTTAAAGACTTTGTCAAGCTTGGATTCATTTCAGAGGGGGTTAATCTAGAACCTATTTTGCCAGTTCTGGCCAAGGTTTTTGATCAGGCTCTTGAAGGTGGAGGAGCAAAAAATATCAACTTCCAGGAGTTGGCATCAGATTTGGCTCAAATCACATTCGACTATCCATTTAGGATACCCCCTTATTTTGCTCTTATAATTAGGGCAATTGGGGTCCTGGAAGGCATAGCTTTAGTAGGAAATCCTGATTTTGCCATTGTGGATGAGGCCTATCCGTATATTGCCCAG AGGCTCCTGACTGATGACTCCCCACGGCTAAGGAGTGCGTTGCGTTATACAATATATGGGAAATCTGGATTGTTTGATGCGGAGAGATTTATTGATGTGATGCAAGCCTTTGAAACTTTCATAACTGCAGCTAAAAGTGGAGGTGGAGAGGAACTGAATGGTGAAATGGCTGAACTTGGTATTCTGCAAGGTCAAACCGAGTCACCCTTTCCCGCATTTATGTCAAATGGCCAACCAATACAAACAAGGACGGCTTTAGCATTTTTACTGTCTGATAAAGGGAGCTTTTTCAGAGAATTTCTTCTGGATGAG ATCGTGAAAGGCATTGATGCAGTTACGAGGGAACAATTGGTTCGTACGATGGCTATTCTTGGATTGGGGAATCCTACCCCAGTTTTCGGCATGGTTCCTACCTTTGGGCTGTTCAAGCCAGCAGGACTTGTACCAACAATAACCGAAGAGGATAGAGTTATATTGAACAACGTCCAAACAATACTCGAGTTCCTGACTGCGGGAAGTTCCACGTCAAGGATATCAAATCAG GGTTTGAATGTGTCCCAGGTTATCCAAGAGCTTCTTCCAATTTTGCCGAGCATCTCTTCCAAAGTGCTCCCTGAAGTGCTCAGTCGATTGTCTTCACGGGTAATAGCACGCGTGATTCGAGATACAATTTGGTAA
- the LOC137722794 gene encoding uncharacterized protein isoform X1 — protein MGAAPQLVCSGIGISTSKHSFPNTNTRIRIPKRLNRILAVATDPKPAGSGSPGSSNGSSRTPPSKSLNRVSNGSLPKSPPPNSVNGSKPINGVGVSTMIDFGNWQRIGDVSTEIKRVRAQMEENEDLAILMRGLRGQNLSDSQFAQDDVELRLVEVDESSEFLPLVYDPDSISAYWGKRPRAVLTRVTQLLSVAGGFLSRLVWDIINKKVKENEVARAIELREIVTSLGPAYIKLGQALSIRPDILSPAAMTELQKLCDKVPSFPDDIAMALIEEELGQPWPNIYSELSPSPIAAASLGQVYKGRLKENGDLVAVKVQRPFVLETVTVDLFVIRNLGLVLRKFPQISIDVVGLVDEWAARFFEELDYVNEGENGTIFAELMRKDLPQVVVPKTYQKYTSRKVLTTGWIDGEKLSQSTESDVGELVNVGVICYLKQLLDTGIFHADPHPGNMIRTPDGKLAILDFGLVTKLTDDQKYGMIEAIAHLIHRDYAAIVKDFVKLGFISEGVNLEPILPVLAKVFDQALEGGGAKNINFQELASDLAQITFDYPFRIPPYFALIIRAIGVLEGIALVGNPDFAIVDEAYPYIAQRLLTDDSPRLRSALRYTIYGKSGLFDAERFIDVMQAFETFITAAKSGGGEELNGEMAELGILQGQTESPFPAFMSNGQPIQTRTALAFLLSDKGSFFREFLLDEIVKGIDAVTREQLVRTMAILGLGNPTPVFGMVPTFGLFKPAGLVPTITEEDRVILNNVQTILEFLTAGSSTSRISNQGLNVSQVIQELLPILPSISSKVLPEVLSRLSSRVIARVIRDTIW, from the exons ATGGGCGCAGCGCCACAGCTGGTCTGCAGCGGAATCGGCATCTCCACCTCCaaacattcatttccaaacacaAACACTAGAATTCGCATTCCCAAACGACTTAACCGTATTTTAGCGGTTGCCACCGACCCCAAACCCGCTGGCTCCGGGTCGCCAGGCTCCTCCAATGGCTCCTCACGCACTCCGCCATCGAAATCTCTCAACAGGGTTTCCAACGGCTCGCTGCCCAAATCTCCGCCTCCAAACTCCGTCAACGGCTCCAAACCTATCAATGGAGTTGGAGTTTCCACG ATGATTGATTTTGGAAATTGGCAGAGAATTGGAGATGTTTCAACTGAAATCAAGAGAGTGAGGGCACAgatggaagaaaatgaagacttGGCAATACTCATGAGAGGTCTTCGGGGACAAAATCTAAGCGACTCACAGTTCGCTCAGGATGACGTTGAGCTTCGCCTTGTTGAG GTAGACGAAAGCAGTGAGTTTTTGCCTTTGGTGTATGATCCTGATAGTATCTCTGCTTATTGGGGAAAACGGCCACGTGCTGTTTTGACACGTGTAACCCAATTACTCTCTGTTGCTGGGGGTTTCCTCTCGCGTCTTGTGTGGGATATTATAAACAAGAAGGTCAAGGAG AATGAAGTTGCTAGAGCCATTGAATTAAGGGAAATTGTAACCTCTTTGGGTCCCGCATATATCAAACTTGGGCAAGCTTTGAGCATTCGACCTGATATACTGTCACCTGCTGCAATGACTGAGCTACAAAAGCTTTGTGATAAG GTTCCTTCATTTCCAGATGATATAGCTATGGCTCTCATTGAGGAGGAGCTTGGTCAGCCATGGCCTAACATCTACTCTGAGCTTTCTCCTTCTCCAATTGCTGCTG CATCTCTCGGGCAAGTATACAAGGGACGGCTGAAAGAAAATGGAGATCTCGTGGCTGTTAAAGTGCAACGGCCTTTTGTTCTTGAAACAGTGACTGTTGATTTGTTTGTCATACGCAACTTGGGTTTGGTTCTCAGGAAGTTTCCTCAG ATCTCGATAGATGTGGTTGGATTAGTTGATGAATGGGCTGCTCGTTTTTTTGAAGAGCTGGATTATGTTAATGAGGGTGAAAATGGAACAATCTTTGCCGAATTGATGAGGAAGGACCTTCCACAG GTAGTTGTACCAAAAACCTACCAGAAATATACTTCAAGAAAGGTTCTTACTACAGGATGGATAGATGGAGAAAAGTTATCTCAGAGTACTGAAAGTGATGTTGGAGAACTGGTTAATGTTGGAGTCATATGTTACTTGAAGCAG TTGCTTGATACTGGAATATTTCATGCTGATCCTCATCCTGGGAATATGATTCGCACTCCAGATGGGAAGCTTGCCATACTTGACTTTG GTCTCGTCACTAAATTAACTGATGATCAGAAGTATGGAATGATCGAGGCAATTGCTCACCTTATCCATCGTGACTATGCTGCCATAGTTAAAGACTTTGTCAAGCTTGGATTCATTTCAGAGGGGGTTAATCTAGAACCTATTTTGCCAGTTCTGGCCAAGGTTTTTGATCAGGCTCTTGAAGGTGGAGGAGCAAAAAATATCAACTTCCAGGAGTTGGCATCAGATTTGGCTCAAATCACATTCGACTATCCATTTAGGATACCCCCTTATTTTGCTCTTATAATTAGGGCAATTGGGGTCCTGGAAGGCATAGCTTTAGTAGGAAATCCTGATTTTGCCATTGTGGATGAGGCCTATCCGTATATTGCCCAG AGGCTCCTGACTGATGACTCCCCACGGCTAAGGAGTGCGTTGCGTTATACAATATATGGGAAATCTGGATTGTTTGATGCGGAGAGATTTATTGATGTGATGCAAGCCTTTGAAACTTTCATAACTGCAGCTAAAAGTGGAGGTGGAGAGGAACTGAATGGTGAAATGGCTGAACTTGGTATTCTGCAAGGTCAAACCGAGTCACCCTTTCCCGCATTTATGTCAAATGGCCAACCAATACAAACAAGGACGGCTTTAGCATTTTTACTGTCTGATAAAGGGAGCTTTTTCAGAGAATTTCTTCTGGATGAG ATCGTGAAAGGCATTGATGCAGTTACGAGGGAACAATTGGTTCGTACGATGGCTATTCTTGGATTGGGGAATCCTACCCCAGTTTTCGGCATGGTTCCTACCTTTGGGCTGTTCAAGCCAGCAGGACTTGTACCAACAATAACCGAAGAGGATAGAGTTATATTGAACAACGTCCAAACAATACTCGAGTTCCTGACTGCGGGAAGTTCCACGTCAAGGATATCAAATCAG GGTTTGAATGTGTCCCAGGTTATCCAAGAGCTTCTTCCAATTTTGCCGAGCATCTCTTCCAAAGTGCTCCCTGAAGTGCTCAGTCGATTGTCTTCACGGGTAATAGCACGCGTGATTCGAGATACAATTTGGTAA